CCACCGCCCTCACATCGTCCGTTACACGCGATGTCACGAGCGTAATGGATGCGGGCATCGTCCTCGGCGCGATGGCTGCGGCCGCTTTAGCGGGCCGCTACGCGCCTCTGTGGCGCGTACACATGCGATCCCTTATCGCCGCCGTCGTGGGCGGCCTGATGCTCGGCTACGGCGCCCGGCTGGCCTATGGTTGTAACATCGGCGCGTATTTCAGCGGCATCGTGTCAGGCAGCCTGCATGGCTGGCTGTGGCTCGTCGCCGCGTTCGCCGGCAACGTCATCGGCACGCGGCTGCGCCCCCTTTTCGGACTGGAAGTCGAGCGTATCCGCCAAACCGGCTGCTGACCCGTTACAAACTCCAGGTGAGTCTGTAACAACTGCGGCCGCACTCGTTACACTTTCTTCCCGGTTTGTAACTCCTTTTCGTTACATCTCGGGTTATCCCTCATCCGCTAACCGGCAGCGTATTTTTTACCTGCCGGTTTTTTGTTTTCTTTCTCCCGGCTTTCTGAACTCATATGATTTTCGCATAAGCCAAGTTGCATGCGTTAATCGGAAACTCTTGCTTGAGGCCTTATCTGACAAGGGTTTAACCGGAGCCCCTTGCAAACGTTTTCCGCCTGCCTGGCGATTATGACGTCGCCGTGAAAGAGTTACCGAAACGACTGTTGTTTTGTCGTATCTTTTTTTTGAGAAAGGTATTGATTTCTGGAAATCCTGTTCATACAATTCCGCCCAAGCTGTTACGAAATGTAACGGGTTGTATCAAAGGTTGGCTGGTTGTATCTGTGCACCAAGTTGACGCCGGAAATCTTCAGTGTCCGGCGGGGCATAAGACCATAACGGCAGAAAATGCCGACATAAGTAATTCGGGGCTTCGGAAAAGAGAAAATGGACCGTAGCAGCGAGACGCTGGATTCAATCCGCGAAATCAATTTGTCTTACATCATGCTCGCACAACGCATGTTGCGCGAGGACAAGGCAGTCGGCATGTTCCGCCTGGGCTTGTCGTCGGAGCTGGCTGATATTCTTGCCGGGCTGTCGCTCGCGCAGATCGTCAAGCTGGCCAGCTCCGATCAGCTTTTGTGCTTCTTCCGCTTCAACGACCACACGATGTTGTCGGCGTTGACGCACACGTCCCGTCACGCGGAGGTGGCATCGACGCATGCCGCGATCCTGCTGGCAGGACAGCCCGCAGAGCAGTTCGCTTAAGACCGGAGAGGACTGCCATGCTGAAAAAGAGCCTTACCGAAGACGCGCAGGAAGTGTTCCGCGCGATCGCGCTGATTGAACTGGGCGCGCGCATGCAGGTGCTCGAAAGCGAGCTGACGCTGTCGCGCGACCGGATGATCCGCCTGTACCGCGAGGTCAAGGGCGTATCGCCGCCGAAGGGCATGCTGCCGTTCTCGGCGGACTGGTACATGACGTGGCTCGCGAACATCCACGCATCGCTCTTCTACAACACGTATCTGTTCCTGAAGAACGAAGCGCGCTGCTCGCACCTGGACGCGCTGACCAAGGGTTATCGCCTGTATCTGGAGCATTGCCGTCATAGCGAGACCGAGCCGGTGCTCGACCTGACGCGTGCATGGACGCTCGTGCGTTTCTTCGACGCCGAGATCCTGCAACTGACGCCCTGCTGCCGTTGCAGCGGAAAGTTCGTCGCGCACAAGCACGACCTGCAGCACAACGTCGTGTGCGGCGCCTGCCAGCCGCCGTCGCGCGCGGGCAAGACGAAGAAGGCTGCCGCCGCGAAGCGCGAGGCGGAGAAGGACATCGTATCCGTGCCGCAAGTCGCGGAAGAAATCGAAGTACTCGAAGAACAGATGCTCGAGGAAACTGCGTTGGCGGCCTAGCGCCGCGTATCGCTCAGTCCATCCGAAGCTACGCATTACTTTGAAGCCGGTCTCGCGAGACCGGCTTTTCTTCGTCCGCGTTTTATGTGCGCTTCAAAGCTCAGCCCGCGAACCCGAACGTCTGCACGACCAGCCAGATATTCGCCGCGCTGATTACAGCAAACAGCCCCCACGCGAGGACACGCGTCGGCAGCCGGTTCGTGAATTCACCCATCAGCGCGCGGTCGTTCGTCATGCGGATCAGCGGATACAGCGCGAACGGCAATTGCAAACTCAGCACCACCTGGCTCGCGACGAGCAACTGCCCGACGGCGCCATTGCCGAGCATCTGCACACCGACCAGCGCGGGAATCAGCGCGAGCGCGCGCGTGATGAAGCGCCGCTGGTAGCACGGAATCTTCAGTTGCAGAAAGCCTTCCATGATGACCTGCCCGGCCACCGTGCCCGTGAACGTCGAGCTTTGCCCCGACGCCAGCAGCGTGATCGCGAACAGCACGGCCGCGAAGCCCGTCCCGACGATGGGCGCGAGCAGCCGGTAGGCGTCCTCGATTTCGGTGACCTGGGTGTGCCCTGTCGAATGGAACGCGGCCGCCGCGAGAATCAGGATCGCGGCATTGATCAGCAGCGCGAGAATGAGCGCGACGATCGTGTCGATGCGCGACAGCGAGATCGCGCCCGCGATGCCCTCGCGATCGCGCTTGATCGCGCGCGTCTGCACGATGGACGAATGCAGATACAGGTTATGCGGCATCACTGTCGCGCCGAGAATGCCGATCGCGAGATAAAGCGGCTCGCGTTCGCTGATGGCTTGCCACGACGGCACGAGCCCCGCCGCGACGGACGGCCAATGCGGATGAACCAGCGCCAGTTCGATGACGTATCCGACGCCGATGGTCGCGACCAGACCGAGCATGATCGCTTCGAGGTCGCGGAAATTCTTGCCCTTCAGGCCGAGCACGATCAGCGTGTCGAACGCGGTGAGGATCACGCCGACCGTCAGCGAGCATTTGAACAGCAGATGAAACGCGAGCGCGCCGCCCAGCACTTCGGCGAGATCGCAGGCGATGATCGACAGTTCGGCGAGCAGCCATTGAATCCGCGCGATGCCCGGCGAGTAACGCGTGCGCGATAGTTCCGCGAGATTGCGGCCTGTCACGATGCCAAGGCGCATGCTGAGGCACTGCAGCACCATTGCCGCGAGGCTCGACAGCACCACGACGAACAGCAGGCTATAACCGTAGCGCGAGCCGGCTTCGATGTCGGTGGCCCAGTTGCCGGGATCCATGTAACCGATCGATACCAGCAGGCCGGGACCTGCGAACTGAAGGATTTTTTTCCAGAATGGGGCGGACTGCGTGACGGTGACGGTACCCTGCACCTCGGACGGGCAGAACGGCGCGGTAGCTGTGGTTGGAAGTTTGAACTGCAAAGCCGGTGACCTCGAGGTGGATGAACTCGCAGTGCGATGGCTGGATCGCTGCCGCGAAACGGCTTCAAGTGTACAAAGAAATTTGGGGACGTGTCCCGGGAGGGGCGTGCAGGGATGCACGCGGTGGGCGGTGTGTTGTTTGCCTTTGCGTTGGCATCCGCGGTTTGGTTTGGTGCTTGACGCGTTGACGTTTGGTGTTTTGGCCTTTGCGCTGGCATCCGCGGTTTGGTTTGGTGCTCGACGCGTTGCCGTTTGGTGTTTTGGCCTTTGCGCTGGCATCCGCGATTCGTTAGCCTGCTTCACGCGTCGCCCCTGTGCGGGGCGGCACCTACTTTTCTTTGCCGCCGCAAAGAAAAGTAGGCAAAAGAAAGCGGCTCACACCGCCAACACTTCTTCCTGCCTGAGGGCCCCCAACCGGTCCTACGCTTCACACGGCAGCGCCCCCGATTCACGTTCGTTGCCAACGCTTCGAATGAGCGCCTCACCCGCTTCAAATACCCGTACTCGGGCCAGCGGCAGCGATTGGTATGTGCTGCCCAGGTGGCAAACTGTGTGTAGGTTGTCGCGGCGTATAGCTTGGCGCTCTTACAGGGTGGAGCGTGCGCTATCGGGTCCGAAGTGAGGCGTGTGTGGCGCTACGGCCTACACACAGTTTGCCGCCTGGGCGGCGGTGGACTATCTGGCACGGCATGATGCAGCGTGGGTGTGTGAAGCGGGTGAGGCGCATCGCAAGATGCGTTGGCAACGAACATGGGTCACGTGATTGCCGTGTGAAGCGTAAGACCCTTTGGGGGCCCTCAGGCAGGGAGAAGAACTGGCGGTGTTAGCCGCTTTCTTTTGCCTACTTTTCTTTGCGGCGGCAAAGAAAAGTAGGTGCCGCCCCGCACAGGGGCGACGCGTGAAGCAGGCTAACAAATCGCGGATGCCAGCGAAAAGGCAAACACCGTAATGCGGATGCCAGCGAAAAGCCATAACGCGGACGCCTGCGCAGCAAAAAAACCTACTGCTTCGCCACCTGCTGCGCTTGCGCGCCGTCGGCGCTACCGACATCCGCCTTCACATCACCCCACCCCCCGCCGAGCGCGCGAATCAAGTTAACCGTCGCGACAGCCTGCGTACCAGCAAGATGACTCAACTGCAACTGCGACTGCAGCGTCTGCCGCTGCGCATCAATCACATCCAGATACGCAACCTGCCCTTCCTGATACTGCGTCTGCGACAAATGCTCCGCCCGCTTCGACGCATTGACAGCATCGTTCTGCTCACGCGTCTGATCCCCAAGCAAACGCAAATCGGACAAGTTGTCCTCAACTTCACGAAACGCCACGAGCACCTGCTGACGATACTGCGCCACATCCTCGTCATACTTCGCGCGCGCATTCGCGAGATTCGCCTTGCGACGTCCGCCGTCAAACAGCGGCACCGTCAGCGCCGTGCCCGCAAACGGACCGAGCAGGAACGCCCGGCTCGACCACTGGAACAGATCGCCAAGCGTCGTCGACTCGTAACCGAACGCACCCGTGATATCGAGCTTCGGGAAGAACGCCGATTTGGCAAGGCCGATACGCGCATTCGCGCCCGCCATCGCGCGCTCCGCCGCTGCGATATCTGGCCGACGCTCGAGCAGCGCAGACGGCAATCCAGCAGGCACGCGCGCCGTCACAGGCGCAAGCGGCGTCTCGGGGAACGAGAAGTCCGCCGGCGCCTTGCCGAGCAAAATCGCGAGGCCGTGCTCGGACGCCGCGCGCTGACGCGCTACGCCGACGGCATCGGCGCGCGCCGTCGCCAGTTCATTGCGGGCGCGCGACACATCGAGCTCGTTGATGTCGCCTTCGTTGAAGCGGCGCTCGACGAGTTTCAACGCATTCTCACGCAACGTCACCGTCTGACGATACAAGCTCAACTGCGTGTCGAACTCGCGCAACTGGAAGTAGTTCTGCGCGACGTCCGCCTGCAACGCGAGCTGCACCGAGCGGAACAATGCTTCGCTCTGCGCCTGGTCGGCACGCGCGGCGTTCACGTTCGAACTGACGCGGCCAAACAGATCGACTTCATACGCAGCCGTCACCTGCGCGCGCCACAGCGTTTGCGTCGGCACATGCGTGTCGTTCGGCAGGAACTGCGAAGCGGGCGACAGACGCTCGCGCGTCGGCCCAAAGCCCGCATCGAACGACGGGAACCAGTCGGCCCGCGCCTGCTGCGTCAGCGCGCGCGATTCCTGCACGCGCGCCGCGGCTGCCTTCAGGTTCTGGTTCGCATCGGCGGCCTGCTTTTCCAGATCGTTGAGCGTCGAATCGCCAAAAATCGTCCACCATTCGCCGCGATGCGCTTCTTCTGCGGGCTCAGCCGTCTTCCACGTGCCCGCTTCGCTCGCCGGCAGCGGCGTCGCCGCTGCATCGGTCGTCGTTGCCGACACGGGCGCTTCCTTGAAGGCCGCGGGCGTCGCCGAGTCGGGACGCTTGTACGTCGGCTCGAGCGAGCACGCCGCGAGCAGCAACATCAGCAGCGTGCTTGCCGCCGCCCGACCCAGGCCGCTCATTTGTTCAAAGCTTTTCATTGTCATTTTCTCCATCAGGCGTCCGTCGTATGCGCGACGAGATGCGGCGAGTCCTTTTGCGCGACGTGAATCTTGCCGCCCGCCAACGTACGCAGCACCACGTAGAACACCGGCGTCAGCATCAGGCCGAACAGCGTCACACCCAGCATCCCGAAGAACACGGCCACACCCATCGCGTGACGCATCTCGGAACCCGCGCCGCTCGACACCACCAGCGGCACCACGCCCATGATGAACGCGATCGACGTCATCAGAATCGGCCGTAGACGCATCCGGCTCGCTTCGATCGCGGCCTGCAACGGCGTGCGTCCGTCGTGCTCCAGTTCACGCGCAAACTCGACGATCAGAATCGCGTTCTTCGACGCCAGCCCCACCAGCACCATCAAGCCGATCTGCGTGAAGATGTTGTTGTCGCCCTGCGTGAGCCACACACCCGCCAGCGCGGACAGCACGCTCATCGGCACGATCAGGATCACCGCGAGCGGCAGCGTCAGGCTCTCGTACAACGCAGCCAGCACGAGGAACACCAGCAGCACGCTGATCGGGAACACCCACAGCCCCGCGTTGCCCGCGATGATCTGCTGATACGTCAGATCGGTCCATTCGAGCTTCACACCCTTCGGCAACACTTGCGCCGCGATGCGCTCGGCCGCTGCCTGCGCTTCACCCGACGAGAAGCCGGGCGCCGGGCCGCCGTTGATATCGGCTGCCGTGTAGCCGTTGTAGCGCACGACCATTTCCGGACCATACGTCGGCGTCACCGTCACCAGCGACGACAACGGCACCATGTCGCCATTCACGTTGCGCGTCTTCAGTTGCAGGATGTCGTCGGCCTGCTGACGATACGGCGCGTCCGCCTGCACACGCACCTGGTACACACGGCCGAAACGGTTGAAGTCGTTCACGTACAGCGAGCCGAGATACACCTGCATCGTGCTGAACACGTCCGTCACGGGCACGCCCAGCTGCTTCGCCTTCACACGGTCGAGATCGACGTTCACCTGCGGCACGTTGATCTGATAGCTGGAGAACGTCGGGCCGAGTTCGGGTGTCGTCGCAGCCTTCTTGACGAACGCTTCCGTCGCCTTGTTCAGCTCTGTGTAACCGACTGCGCCGTGATCTTCCAGCTGCATCTTGAAGCCGCCGAGCGTACCGAGACCGAGCACGGGTGGCGGCGGAAAGACGGCGACGAACGAATCCTTGATCGCGCCGTATTGCTGGTTTAGCGCGCCCGCAATCGCACCCGCCGACAGCGCCTTGCCCTTGCGGTCATGGAACGGCTTGAGCGTAACGAACACAATGCCTGCGCTCGAACTATTCGTGAAGCCGTTCACCGACAAACCCGGAAACGCCACCGCGCTTTCCACGCCCGGCTGCTTCAGCGCGATCGCGCCCATGTCGCGAATCACCTTCTCGGTGCGATCGAGCGATGCACCATTGGGCAACTGCGCAAACGCGATCAGATACTCCTTGTCCTGCGCCGGTACGAAACCGCCCGGCACGGCACGCGACACGAGTACCGTCAGGCCCAGCAGCACCGCGTACACGACGAGCATCGCGCCCTTGCGCTTGAGCACGCCGTTCACGCCGCGCCCGTAGCTTTCCGAGCCGCGATGGAACACCTTGTTGAAGCCCCTGAAGAACGGGCCCAACACGCGGTTCATTGCGCGCGTCAGCCAGTCTTCCTTCACGTCGTGGCCGCGCAGCAGCAGCGCCGACAAAGCGGGCGACAGCGTGAGCGAGTTGAACGCCGAGATCACCGTCGAGATGGCAATCGTCATCGCGAACTGCTTGTAGAACTGGCCCGTCAGACCCGTCATGAACGCGAGCGGCACGAACACGGCGACCAGCGTCAGCGCGATGGCGATAATCGGCCCGCTCACTTCCTGCATGGCCTTGTAGGTCGCATCTCTCGCGCTCAAACCGCTTTCGATGTTCCGTTCGACGTTCTCCACCACCACGATCGCATCGTCGACCACGATACCGATGGCCAGCACCATCCCGAACAGCGACAGCGCGTTGATCGAGAAACCGAATGCCAGCAGCAGCGAGAACGTACCGACAATCGACACAGGCACGGCGATCAGCGGAATGATCGACGCGCGCCACGTTTGCAGAAACACGATCACCACGATCACGACGAGCGCAATCGCTTCGAGCAGCGTGTGTACGACGGCTTCGATACTCGAACGCACGAACTGCGTCGGGTCATAGACGATCTTGTACTCGACACCCGCCGGGAAGTCCGCGGCGAGTTCCTTCATCGTCGCGCGCACTTCGTCGGAAATCTGCAGCGAGTTCGCGCCCGGCGACTGGTTGATCGCCATTGCGACGGCCGGCTTGTTGTCGAGCAGCGAGCGCAAGCCGTATTCCGAGGCCGCGAGTTCGACACGCGCAATATCCTTCAGGTACGTGACCGCGCCATCCGGCGCCGTCTTCACGACGATGTCGCCGAACTCCGCTTCTGTTTTCAGACGGCCGCGCGCATTCACCGACAATTGCAGCGGCGTGCCCGGCACGGAAGGCGATGCACCGATCACGCCCGCCGCCACCTGAATGTTCTGCTCGCGAATCGCATTGACCACTTCCATCGCCGTCAGATTGCGTTGCGCGACCTTCGCCGGATCGAGCCACACGCGCATCGCGTAGTCGCCCGCACCCCACAGCTGCACCTGCCCGACGCCCTTGATCCGCTCCAGGCGGTCCTTCACGTTGAGCAGCGCGTAGTTGCGCAGATACGTCATGTCGTAGCGGTCGTTCGGCGAGATCAAATGCACGACCATCGTCAGCGTCGGCGAGCTCTTGATCGTCGTCACGCCAAGACGCTGCACGTCTTCCGGCAGACGCGGCAGCGCCTGATTCACGCGGTTTTGCACCAGCTGCGTCGCGAGATCGGGATTCGTGCCGAGCTTGAACGTGACCGTCAACGTCAGATTGCCGTCGCTATTGGCCTGCGACTGCATGTACAGCATGTTCTCGACGCCGTTGATCTGCTCTTCGAGCGGCGACGCAACGGCTTCGGCGATCACCTTCGGGTTCGCGCCCGGATATTGCGCGTGGACCACCACGGAAGGCGGCACCACTTCGGGGTATTCGGAGATCGGCAGCTGGAACACTGCGATCAGCCCCCCGAGCAGAATCAGGACCGATAGCACGCCAGCGAAGATCGGCCGGTCGATGAAGAATTTGGATATGTTCATGTGAAGCTCTTGATGTTGGAGCGCTTACGTCTTGTGCGCATGCATCGAAGGATGGGTGACGGTTGGTCGACCGATCACGAATCCTTGCGCGCCTTCGTGCGCGGCTGCGCCTGTGCCTGCGTTTGCGTACCCTTCTGCGCTTGCGGTTCGGTGTGCTTCTGCTTCGTTCCGTCGAGCTGCGCCTGCTTGTCTGCCTGCGCGTCATCCGCGACGGGCGCGCTGTTCGCGTCGCCCTCGCCCATCGGCACCATGTGCGCGCGAACCTGCGCGCCCGGACGCACACGCTGCGTGCCGTTCACGACGATGCGGTCGCCCGCGTGCAAGCCGCTCTTCACGACGCGCAGATTGCCTTGCAGGTCACCAGGCTGAATCTCGCGATACGCGACGTGATCGTCCTTGTCGACCACGAACACGAACTTCTTGTCCTGGTCCGTGCCGATTGCGGCGTCATCGATCAGCAGCGCGCCATGCGGCTCGCTGCCGCCCACTTTCACGCGTGCATAGAGACCCGGCACGAGCGAACCGTCGCTGTTGTCGAAACGCGCGCGCACGCGGATCGTGCCCGACGACGTATCGAGGCGGTTATCGACCGACTGGATCGTGCCCTTGCGCGAATAGCCCGTCTCATTGGCCAGGCCCAGTTCGACGGGCACCTTGCTGTCGCCCTTCACCTGGCTGATGTACTGCAGATACGTCTGCTCGTCGGCGTCGAACTCCGCGTAGATCGGCGAGACCGACACGAGCGTCGTCAGCGGCGCGGCGCTTGCGCCCGCGTTCACGACGTTGCCGAGCGTGATCTCCGCGCGCGACACGCGGCCCGCCACGGGCGCGACGATCTTCGTATAGCCGAGATTGATCTGCGCGGTTTCGAGCGCGGCCTGCGCGGCCTTCACGTTCGCGGTCGCTTCGCGCGCGGCGTTCTGCTTCTCGTCGTAGTCGCGCTTGGCAATCGCGCTATCGCCGATCAACCGTTGCGCACGCTCCCAGTCGCTTTGCGTGTAGCCCGCGCGCGACTGCGCGGCCGCCAGCTGCGCGGCAGCACGATCCACTTCCGCCTGATACGGACGCGGATCGATGACGAACAGCACGTCGCCCTTCTTCACGAGCGCGCCGTCCTGGAAGTTCACGGACACGATCGTGCCCGACACGAGCGGCCGCACGTCGACCTTTTCTACAGCCTGAAGACGGCCCGAATAGCTTTGCCAGTCGGTGATGGTCTTCTGCACAACAGTGGCGACGTCGACTTCCGGCACGATGGTCGGCGCGGACTGCGCCGGCGCGCGCGCATCGACGCGAATCGCGCCGAACGTGCCGAGGCCCGCAATCACAAGCACCGCTAGCGCCGCTACCGCCAGCTTCGAACGCGAGAGAGGAAAAACAGACATGACAGACTCCGGATTTAATTTAGTTAATAGAAGTTTGTTTATCGGAGTGCGCGCTCATCGAAGCGCCACTGGAAGAATCGGACCGCCTCGAGCAACGCCGCCGGATGATTGGCCAGCGCCGCGTGCGACACGCTTGGGTAACGGACCACCTGCGTCTGCACGCCCGCATCGATCAGATTGCTGGCGTACTTCTCCGCTTCGACGTGCAGCACGTCGTTTTGCGCGGTGGCAATCAGCGTCGCGGGCAAGCCGGCGAGCCGCACCGACTCGAGCGGCGCCGCATACGGGTGGATGCGTTGCGCTGCCTGCGGCAGATACGCGCGATAACACGCCGCGCATTCGCTCGCTGTGATGTCCGAGCTCAGGCGCTTCTCGTCGCCGAGACGCGTGAGGCTCGGATCGAGCATCGGTCCGAACAAAGCCTGCGCATCGATCCGCACATCCCCGCGATCGCGGCCGATGAACGCAAGGCAATTGGCGAGCGAGCCACCCGCATCGTGGCCCGCTACGCCGATTTTTTTCGTGTTGCCGCCGAACGCCCGTGCGCGTGTCTGCACCCACAGCGCTGCACGGTGTGCATCTTCGGGCGCGGCGGGAAACGGAAACTGCGGCGCGAGCGAATAACCGACGGAAACGACGAGCGCCGGCGTGTGCTGCGCGAAATAGCGCGCGGCGTAGTCGGCTTCCTCGATCGAGCCGCGCACGAAACCGCCGCCGTGAAAATAGAGCAGGATCGGCAGACCGCTTTTGGCGGCGGCTCGCCGGTAAAGGCGCAGTGTGATGTCCTGTGCGTACCCTTCGATCCGCACGTCGGTGACGTCGAGTAACGCGGCGTTTTCGCCGAGGCTCGCGCCAGACGGGACAAAGGTGTGACGCGGGTTGAATGCATCCATGTCGGAACAGCGCAATGCGCGAAGCTATCGAATGGTGCGAATTGTGGGACCAGCAGACTTCCAAATAAATGCCTATAATCCGGCAACACAATTCGGAGCACCTGAACAATCGAATGACTTTATTCGGCGCCTCGGCCAATCGTTAAATGGCTGATGCGACTGCTTCACCAGTGCTCCGGCTCTTTCGGAGGTTTGCAATGGACCGACTTCAGGCCATGCAAGTGTTCACCCGGGTCGTCGACACCAACAGCTTCACCCGGGCTGCGGAAACGCTCGATCTACCCCGCGCTTCCGTCACGACGATCATTCAGAATCTCGAAGCGTTTCTCGGCACGCGCCTCTTGCATCGCACGACACGCCGTCTGTCGCTGACGCCGGACGGCGCTGCGTACTACGAGCGTTGCGTGCGCATTCTCGCGGACGTCGAAGAGACGGAACAGAGTTTCCAGAGCGGCAACAAGAAGCCGAATGGGAAGCTGCGCGTCGATATGCCGGGATCGATCGGCAGACTACTCGTGATTCCCGCGCTGTGCGAATTCCACACGAAGTACCCGGATATCGATCTGCAACTCGGCTTGTCCGACCGCCCTGTCGATCTTCTGCAGGAAGGTGTGGATTGCGTGGTGCGGGTCGGCGCGCTGCAGGATTCGTCATTGGTCGCACGCAGAATAGGGTTATTCGAAGGCGTAACGTGCGGGGCGCCCGCGTATATCGAACGCGCGGGCATTCCTCAGACGCTCGACGATCTCGAACAGCACAAGGCCGTCAATTATTTTTCGAGCCGGACTGGCCGCGTTATGGACTGGTCGTTTCTTGTCGACGGCAAGGAAGTCGAGGTGAAAATGAAGGGCGTAGTGTCCGTCAACGACGCGGACGCTTATGTGACGTGCGGACTCGAAGGCTTCGGCCTGATTCAGCCGCCGCTCTTCATGGTGCTGCCGCATTTGCGTTCGGGCCAGCTCGTCGAAGTGCTGCCCGACCTGAAACCGCTGCCGATGCCGATCTCCGCGGTGTATCCGCATAGCCGGCATCTGTCGTCGAAAGTGCGCGTATTCGTCGACTGGATTGCGGAGATTTTCGATCGCTGCCCGCTGCTGAGTGGCCGTGCAAGCCTCGACAAGACCTGCACGCAACGCACGTTCGAGCAGAAAGAGGCCGCGCCGGAATTCAA
The Paraburkholderia terrae genome window above contains:
- the flhC gene encoding flagellar transcriptional regulator FlhC yields the protein MLKKSLTEDAQEVFRAIALIELGARMQVLESELTLSRDRMIRLYREVKGVSPPKGMLPFSADWYMTWLANIHASLFYNTYLFLKNEARCSHLDALTKGYRLYLEHCRHSETEPVLDLTRAWTLVRFFDAEILQLTPCCRCSGKFVAHKHDLQHNVVCGACQPPSRAGKTKKAAAAKREAEKDIVSVPQVAEEIEVLEEQMLEETALAA
- the flhD gene encoding flagellar transcriptional regulator FlhD, with protein sequence MDRSSETLDSIREINLSYIMLAQRMLREDKAVGMFRLGLSSELADILAGLSLAQIVKLASSDQLLCFFRFNDHTMLSALTHTSRHAEVASTHAAILLAGQPAEQFA
- a CDS encoding alpha/beta hydrolase, with the protein product MDAFNPRHTFVPSGASLGENAALLDVTDVRIEGYAQDITLRLYRRAAAKSGLPILLYFHGGGFVRGSIEEADYAARYFAQHTPALVVSVGYSLAPQFPFPAAPEDAHRAALWVQTRARAFGGNTKKIGVAGHDAGGSLANCLAFIGRDRGDVRIDAQALFGPMLDPSLTRLGDEKRLSSDITASECAACYRAYLPQAAQRIHPYAAPLESVRLAGLPATLIATAQNDVLHVEAEKYASNLIDAGVQTQVVRYPSVSHAALANHPAALLEAVRFFQWRFDERALR
- a CDS encoding efflux RND transporter permease subunit, giving the protein MNISKFFIDRPIFAGVLSVLILLGGLIAVFQLPISEYPEVVPPSVVVHAQYPGANPKVIAEAVASPLEEQINGVENMLYMQSQANSDGNLTLTVTFKLGTNPDLATQLVQNRVNQALPRLPEDVQRLGVTTIKSSPTLTMVVHLISPNDRYDMTYLRNYALLNVKDRLERIKGVGQVQLWGAGDYAMRVWLDPAKVAQRNLTAMEVVNAIREQNIQVAAGVIGASPSVPGTPLQLSVNARGRLKTEAEFGDIVVKTAPDGAVTYLKDIARVELAASEYGLRSLLDNKPAVAMAINQSPGANSLQISDEVRATMKELAADFPAGVEYKIVYDPTQFVRSSIEAVVHTLLEAIALVVIVVIVFLQTWRASIIPLIAVPVSIVGTFSLLLAFGFSINALSLFGMVLAIGIVVDDAIVVVENVERNIESGLSARDATYKAMQEVSGPIIAIALTLVAVFVPLAFMTGLTGQFYKQFAMTIAISTVISAFNSLTLSPALSALLLRGHDVKEDWLTRAMNRVLGPFFRGFNKVFHRGSESYGRGVNGVLKRKGAMLVVYAVLLGLTVLVSRAVPGGFVPAQDKEYLIAFAQLPNGASLDRTEKVIRDMGAIALKQPGVESAVAFPGLSVNGFTNSSSAGIVFVTLKPFHDRKGKALSAGAIAGALNQQYGAIKDSFVAVFPPPPVLGLGTLGGFKMQLEDHGAVGYTELNKATEAFVKKAATTPELGPTFSSYQINVPQVNVDLDRVKAKQLGVPVTDVFSTMQVYLGSLYVNDFNRFGRVYQVRVQADAPYRQQADDILQLKTRNVNGDMVPLSSLVTVTPTYGPEMVVRYNGYTAADINGGPAPGFSSGEAQAAAERIAAQVLPKGVKLEWTDLTYQQIIAGNAGLWVFPISVLLVFLVLAALYESLTLPLAVILIVPMSVLSALAGVWLTQGDNNIFTQIGLMVLVGLASKNAILIVEFARELEHDGRTPLQAAIEASRMRLRPILMTSIAFIMGVVPLVVSSGAGSEMRHAMGVAVFFGMLGVTLFGLMLTPVFYVVLRTLAGGKIHVAQKDSPHLVAHTTDA
- a CDS encoding Nramp family divalent metal transporter encodes the protein MQFKLPTTATAPFCPSEVQGTVTVTQSAPFWKKILQFAGPGLLVSIGYMDPGNWATDIEAGSRYGYSLLFVVVLSSLAAMVLQCLSMRLGIVTGRNLAELSRTRYSPGIARIQWLLAELSIIACDLAEVLGGALAFHLLFKCSLTVGVILTAFDTLIVLGLKGKNFRDLEAIMLGLVATIGVGYVIELALVHPHWPSVAAGLVPSWQAISEREPLYLAIGILGATVMPHNLYLHSSIVQTRAIKRDREGIAGAISLSRIDTIVALILALLINAAILILAAAAFHSTGHTQVTEIEDAYRLLAPIVGTGFAAVLFAITLLASGQSSTFTGTVAGQVIMEGFLQLKIPCYQRRFITRALALIPALVGVQMLGNGAVGQLLVASQVVLSLQLPFALYPLIRMTNDRALMGEFTNRLPTRVLAWGLFAVISAANIWLVVQTFGFAG
- a CDS encoding efflux RND transporter periplasmic adaptor subunit, which produces MSVFPLSRSKLAVAALAVLVIAGLGTFGAIRVDARAPAQSAPTIVPEVDVATVVQKTITDWQSYSGRLQAVEKVDVRPLVSGTIVSVNFQDGALVKKGDVLFVIDPRPYQAEVDRAAAQLAAAQSRAGYTQSDWERAQRLIGDSAIAKRDYDEKQNAAREATANVKAAQAALETAQINLGYTKIVAPVAGRVSRAEITLGNVVNAGASAAPLTTLVSVSPIYAEFDADEQTYLQYISQVKGDSKVPVELGLANETGYSRKGTIQSVDNRLDTSSGTIRVRARFDNSDGSLVPGLYARVKVGGSEPHGALLIDDAAIGTDQDKKFVFVVDKDDHVAYREIQPGDLQGNLRVVKSGLHAGDRIVVNGTQRVRPGAQVRAHMVPMGEGDANSAPVADDAQADKQAQLDGTKQKHTEPQAQKGTQTQAQAQPRTKARKDS
- a CDS encoding efflux transporter outer membrane subunit; this encodes MKSFEQMSGLGRAAASTLLMLLLAACSLEPTYKRPDSATPAAFKEAPVSATTTDAAATPLPASEAGTWKTAEPAEEAHRGEWWTIFGDSTLNDLEKQAADANQNLKAAAARVQESRALTQQARADWFPSFDAGFGPTRERLSPASQFLPNDTHVPTQTLWRAQVTAAYEVDLFGRVSSNVNAARADQAQSEALFRSVQLALQADVAQNYFQLREFDTQLSLYRQTVTLRENALKLVERRFNEGDINELDVSRARNELATARADAVGVARQRAASEHGLAILLGKAPADFSFPETPLAPVTARVPAGLPSALLERRPDIAAAERAMAGANARIGLAKSAFFPKLDITGAFGYESTTLGDLFQWSSRAFLLGPFAGTALTVPLFDGGRRKANLANARAKYDEDVAQYRQQVLVAFREVEDNLSDLRLLGDQTREQNDAVNASKRAEHLSQTQYQEGQVAYLDVIDAQRQTLQSQLQLSHLAGTQAVATVNLIRALGGGWGDVKADVGSADGAQAQQVAKQ